The Etheostoma spectabile isolate EspeVRDwgs_2016 unplaced genomic scaffold, UIUC_Espe_1.0 scaffold00008188, whole genome shotgun sequence genomic sequence ATTTCTATCTGGACATTTTGTATAAAAAGATCATCACCACCCATATCTGGTAGGTTTACCTTTGGATGGAGGGTTAGATGAATCAATGctagagattagagatgaatcaatgctagagattagagatgaatcaatgatagagattagagattaatcaatgatagagattagagatgaatcaatgatagagattagagatgaatcaatgatagagattagagatgTAGAGGCTTCATGATGGAGCGTTAGGGTCACACAGAGACTGgataatattaatggacagagcaggtgtgatgtcacccattggtttgtggggATTTGCTATGAGTCGGCGAGATTGCCGTTACGGgctcagccatcctggttgatgatgtcatgattttagacgagagggaggagagagggaggagagagggaggagaaaaggaggagtgaaggaggagagagggaggagtcaACAAGACCATAATTCATAAGAtgatcattctgtgttgcagaagacttaaaactagcgattgagaccataacaAGACCCTGCTCtgtcattaatattaatattatattattattaatattaatagtaatattatattactattaatattaacagtctaggGTTCCACGCTGTCCTTGGAGCACATGAAAGACACTGAGGCGCCACAAGCCCCGTCGTACCATCCGCTtactgtagagagagagagagagagagagagagagagagagagagagagagagagagagagagagagagagagagagagagagagagagagagagagggagagagagagagagagagagagagagagagagagagagagagagagagagagagagagagagagagacagagagtgagacagagagagagagagagagagagagagttcacAACCAATGACTCACATTCAATGTCTAACTTTTATATTAAAGACTGCAACATAAAACAAGAATGTGTTTTTACCTCCATAGTAAATCAGCAGACAGTTCTCCCATGCACCCCCGTTAGGGTCCCCCGCGTTGAAGTAGGTGAAGTCGAATTTGGATCCATCAGACCACAACCACGTACCCTCCTGGAGGAGACAGACTGgttaaagtcaaagtgaaatCTAGAGTTCTTGTTGTTGTAATACTCACTCAGACCAGAAGAGGGTCCTCCTTGTTCTCTACTACAACCTGAGAGGAGCATTCTCATCTAGAGCTCCGTATGATATCGGATGGAAACTTATGCACAACAATTAGTAAGAAATCCTCAACCCgccggtcacatgacagttaggTTAGCTGtcttctccttaacttctccaggacatgaacacctgtttcctggtgaaagtcttgtgttttaggatccaaccccccccccccccatagcaGCAGTAAATGTGCTGTTGACAGTAATAAATACGTGGAATACAAACAGATTACAGAGTTTTAATTGTCACAGCTACAGTTTATGTACGAATGCTTAATGAGAACAGGCTGAGAGACCagtgacatcacttcctgtgtgaTGATGAAAGTCTCACCCTCACTGCGTCAAAGCCTCCGATCCAGGAATGGCTGTTTGTAATGGACACTTGGTTAATGTAGTCCCTGATAAATTTATGTTCCTCAGCTGAGTGGATGGAAGCCAGATTCCCTCCAGCGGTCTGGCAGAAGGTCTAATGGAGACAACATCATCAGGTTACAACATTATTAACAGATCTTAGAGCAGTTATACAGTCAGAGGGgacattttaatacttttaatcaGTGgtatcagtggtggaagaagtattaagATCCTGTACTGCAGTAAAACTATTAATACAACACAGTAAAGTAAGTACATTTGTAGTACACTGAGTAGTATGAAGCATACATGAGTTAAAATAGAAGTGCTGTACCTCTGCGTCGATCCAGGTCTTTGGCTGGATGTTGTAACTGAAACAGCGAGAGCCAAACTGAGTCCAATCAGGAGGACAGGGGGGGGCACCCTGTATGAacaaacacaccagaaccaATCAGACTAGTTCCTCTGCAGAACTGTGGAGATAGAGCTGAAAATGACTGATTAGACTGATTTTAAATAGTTTGCATGGACATGGTACTGTCCAGATGTCTCGGTCTCATCTCGTTGGTGTTCTTGAGTTCTTTTGACAGCTGAGTTCAgaggctctgattggttgtaggccAACTGAGTGTGGAAGCATTTTTGGTTAAGacacgccccataatcacagcccagtagagcagtatcagactcacATTCTATCTACGTCATTGGGAAGGGAGGTGTTGTCCTCGGCATTGATGGGTGGAGGGCCAGGAGGCTGGGACCAGTCTGAACACCAACCAGGAAGCGCCGAAGTTTAAACCGTGGGAGCCTCCCACTTTAGGATTAAGCAATCACAATAGCTAAGACATTATCATATATTGAGCTGTGACTTTTGAACTGCATTCCCTTTTACGGGGGGGACAGAGTAACAGCAACCCGCTGACCGTGGCTTCTCAAACCGGAAGAATCCTTGGATACAAGTTTCTATTGTTGttattgcagctttaaaaaaacaccttaaaTGAGACAAGTTGTTTGTCTTTACTGACTAACTGGACTGCGTTACGCCCCCCCCCAAtgaagaaaattaaagaaatgactTTCCTCTGAATTGCTAAAATCCTGAATACGGGCCTGCCTGCGCGTCTAAAAGTGATGCTAGGTAAGGTGTGTTGGCTCCTTTAGCGTCTAACCCAACGGTGTTTCACGTTGTGGAGCTCTGGGTCGGGACGTTTAACTGAAACGGgacacaagaacgggacagttgggtttcaTAGATTAAGGGTTGGGTAACAAAATGGAAGTATGAGTGACATCTCTCAGTCAGAATTCATCAAGCATCATCATGAAAGAGAATCCTGAATCATGCTTCACTTGGCTGACGATGAGAGGAACTAAAGGAACCGGTTGGTAAAACAGGTTCACTCAGATTCTCTTTGGAGTCACTTGGTTTTATGAAGAAAAGCTCACTGTGCATGATGGGAAAGTCCCTAAGTCCATTGTTAGAAAAGACACACCAGCccctattttaatgttaaagttaTGTACAAAGAGATAAAACTGTGGATGATATAGAAAGTTAAGAGAACTTTGATTCTGTCAGCTGGGTCCATTTCATCCAAtacacactaatgtaaaaatgtcagaaGGACACTTCCTCTTAGTCTCAAAGAAAGCTTaatatttttaacagttttaatgGGATTTGAAAGATGAATAATACCCTGAATGTCTAAAAGATgtggaacattttaaagtttgaatggaGTTTCTTGGTGAATGTAGGAATGAGAAGTTAGCAGTTGaaaattaatgtattttttaaaaaattgtaacacttttttttcactagAATGGGGAAAACGTTCCTGAAATTGTTAAACATTTTGGTAATCATAAGAGTTATGAATATTCTGTATAGAAGcggtagctcagtccgtagggagttatGTTGGGAatcggagggttgctggtttaagtccccatacggatcaaagtatggtggtggagtGGTGCCAGGTACTGAACATGTGTGTAATTCACAGACGGGCATATTGTTATTACAcctgtgtgtaacaacagagtgtaaactgtaatttccccttgtgggattagtAAAGTATACGTTACATTAAATGTCCTAATTAGCTGAACATGTGGATGCTTGAATAAAGTTTGTGTTGAAAACTGTGAAAGGAGTAAAGGTTTGAAAAAAGTGGAATGTAATATTCATAGTGAACTTACAGAAGTTATTTGCCTCCAGCAGTCTAAATAACTTTTTAGAATAATAGTTAGTCTTAGAAATGTCTGTAAACTAACAGTATGTCTGTCTATAGAATGGGATTCACAgttctgtttatttacatttcaggTTCATTATGGGACAATTATATGTGctgacaaaacattttaatataaatggactgttctaacatagcgcttttctagtcttaacaacaacTCAAAGCGCTGTGAGATAGTACAGGAACCAAGGACACGTTGTCATGGGACTGCAggaccagggattgaaccaccattAGGTAATTGGTGTGAGACAATTAGCAAAGTGCATATTCTTTTGgatgtatagttctttaaattGTTGTTTGTCTTGATCAGGTGTTACATATGTGAAATGTTAATTGGAGGATCTCATTAATGCTAGCTAACAAAGGGATCTAGTTACAAAATTCTAAATTATTAACCAGCACTTGGATTAGTGATCATCAAAAGCATCAGAAATGAGTCAAAAATATTCCTAGAATATAAAAACACCATGCATCAAGAAAGGTCAAAGGGATGAAtacaatttaattaatttagaaCAGATTTCTTCTCAGAAGTTTCCTAACTGAGCAGCTTTGTATGagttaaatgacagaaaatattCTGTATATTTACTGTTGCTACACGCcccatttccattttaattccaaGATAAAGTACTGCGTTGCCAGATCtttgttattttacagatttatttcttaagAGTGAACTTACATATGCAGCCAGCAGTCCgctggacagacagagacacacagagatcaGAAAGACTGATGTCATCTGTGGAAAGACGGTAAAGACAGTCAGCAAACTGCATGCTGGGAGATAATGTCAGACAATGATCATTAATGAGCCATTCGGCACATTAAAGTATTCTGCTAGTTAtaagtgtaaatatatattgtaGATATGGTTTCTATTTGATAGATTATCTTataatgtgtaaaacaaaaagtctAATTATGAAAAACTCCAAGTTTTCTTAAAATATAAGATGTCCTGTGGATTAATACAGGATTAGTTATTGGAAATAGATGAAATTGTGATAATTACCTTAGCTGAGTGGTGACGGCTGAAACCGAGGAGAAGAACCAGCTGATGACTGACACTGAAAGAAGAATCTTTATATAGTTTATCATAACGTCGGGGCATCTGAAATATGTAAACCTGTTTGAATCCCTAattattgtgtttttcattaaaaaggAACGAGGAAACACTTCTTCCAGTAAGAGGTACTGCAACCAacatacttgtactttacttccTTTTCATGGCACTTTATGCTTGTACTCCACCTCTCATCATATGACACTTAGTTACTTTTTACGTTAAAAAATGAGTATGTAGTAGAATGAACAATACACTAATCTACCCAGTCAGTGTTGGATCCGAACCAGTTAACCAGTACGTCCCCTAGGAGGACACAGGACGATGCCATGTGCTCAGGGACAAAGAGAACGAGGCCTCCATGCAAACTCTGCAGCCTCAAGGTCACACTTCAGAGGTATAAAAACTACAGAGTGTGTAGTTCCCACCTACAAGATGATGATTTCTCTGGTTGCCGTGAGCAACTCCAGCTCAATGCCAACAACAGAGCCAGCTTTCTTTACCAGCTTGTTCAGTCGCCCAGTGTCTCCCCCTTAATGCTGCCTCCCCCCTTCATGCTGCCCCCCCCTTAATGCTGCCCCCCCCCTTAATGCTGCCTCCCCAGCACACACAGCATTGAACAGTGGCAATGActgactggtagaacatcctgAGGATCTTACTGCAGACGCTGAATGaccgcagcctcctcaggaagtagagCCCACTCTGGCCTTTACGATACATCGCATCTGTGTTGGCTGACCTGTCCAGTTTGTTGGCTACGTGTACCCCCCCCAGGTACTTATATCTGCTGACCACCTCCCCATTGACCCCTTCAATGGAGACTGGTGTTATGTGTGGTTTAGATCTCCTGAaatccaccaccacctccttGGTCTTTGCGGTGTTGTGCTGCAGATGGTTGAGCCTGCACCATCGcatctttgcatatctgcaacaaagtctctcctgataaTATCAGTAACCACCACTGCATCAAAATGTGTCTACACTGAACGTGATTTTGGACCTTGTGTCCTTATTGCTGTGAAAGTTCTGGATCACAAGACTTGTTGAATGTGTTGTATATGGTATTGTATATTCCATAACCTTACCCCCCCTCCAACCCACCGCGGGGACCAGTGTTGGTAGAGATTATAACAAAGGGAGCACGGGCCAAACGTGGCCCGCTTGCCCCAAAATGGGTGCCCTTGGTTTTGAGTGTCTGTTGTGGGATTACTGTGTCACATCCCTTTGTTCAGTGACTATATTAGTCATTGTGATgattttggcaaaaaaacaaggaaactgaACTCACTTCATGGTTTTCCCCATGTCTGTGGAATGAGGTGTGAAGGCTTGGTAACAATGGTAaacggagagctcaacacacagggtgaaaagaggagctgcagcaatcaGGTCAACTCTGTCTGGAGGTTGAAACTATAGGAGCAGTCGGACCAGTAGGGCAGGAACCAAAAACAATcaaaccccccccacacccgcacacacacacacacacacacacacgcacaaaagaGAGCATTGTGCATTACACAAAGTCGGAAACTTGGCAAGTCGGACAACCTCAAAGTACACCTAAAAGTAGTTATTGGGTTGTAGAGTCACTGACCCGTGGTGTAATCACATTTTTGTAATGAGTAATTtaccattttaaaataattttgaacTTCCCAGCCTCATACTGGTCCCTCCCTCACTAACAGCCAATTACATTAACATTCGGGGAGACTGGGCTGGTTTTCTCCTGTTTAGTGTTAATCACCATCTAGTCTATTAACAACGTTTCATTACTGTTATTGGATGGGTGCCGCCTGAAATTCCTCCTGATGTCCCCTCTTTTCAGccagatgtttgttttgttttgtgttgaggctctaacctgcggctgatttctgaggactatggttgcctggtcctcagacctctgcagggtaaatccagacagctagctagactatctgtccaatctgaggactatggttgcctggtcctcagatctctgcagggtaaatccagacagctagctagactatctgtccaatctgaggactatggttgcctggtcctcaggtctctgcagggtaaatccagacagctagctagactatctgtccaatctgaggactatggttacctggtcctcagatctctgcagggtaaatccagacagctagctagactatctgtccaatctgaggactatggttacctggtcctcaggtctctgcagggtaaatccagacagctagctagactatctgtccaatctgaggactatggttacctggtcctcagatctctgcagggtaaatccagacagctagctagactatctgtccaatctgagtctctgttgacgactaaaactacttctgaatgtgcacatgttccaccaaaacaacttccttcctgagactatttagcagcggcaccgtggctccgtccggagcttagccccgcccacaatgattctgattggtttaaagacattccgataaaccagagcaggtttccTCCCATCCAGGAAGGATGTGTGGACAAGTCAGAGGTTTTATCAAtaaacatttaacccttgttttgtcttcccgtcgacctgcaAATTTGTggttttctgggttgaaatttccaCATTTTGTGTCCAtattttttctacacttttctcaacgtttttgtcacttttttacttatttttatttattatgtttttgtcaatttttagtAAAATTTCTTTGtcaccttttctgatttttttcggtCACTTTTTTAgcgttaaaaaaatatttttttgtggattttttctaacatttgtcacttttttcaacgttcttttctgatatagaaagtttttgtaaaccagtcacatttgacccgaggacaacacgagggttaagacttACTATTATATATCAAAAATGAAAAGCTGAGACTTATCAGTTGCAGTTTTGGTGAACAATGAACAGTAAACTAAACATGAGTAATTAGCATCATTATACGAGCATTTGTATCGTTATGTGCAAGAACATCTGCTGACTTTTATACCTCGGGctattagacagcacaacaagcagtttaaacgtacatttttataagtttttattccatttttaattgtatttatgtatagtatttgtggTATAGTATTTATTCTCTAGTTTTTATGGGTATGATGGCGggtgtgagcactgtaatttccatttttatggataaataaacttgacttgaccaGGGCCGACATCTACTCACAAATGAAGATTTTAAACTGTCAAACTGTTCATTATGACatgatatttttgttattactgtAGAAACAAAattgtcagtgttttattttaatttttcagtttttaattacTGCCCCAAGTGATGAGCTGCCAGAacgttttctgttattttagtTAATAATTTATTGAGAGTGTACTTACGTTTGCAGCCAGCAGTCTcctggacagacagagacacagaaatcAGAAAGACTGATGTCTtgactgatgatgatgaagaattACAATAATCCAGCCGAGCAGTGATAAAAACATGGATGACATTTCAAGATATTTAGAAGGAAGctaggcctttattttagctAGAAGTCTTAACTGGAAGAAACTGGTCTTGACAACGGCACTGATTTGTTTACTAAAAGTAAATGAGGTGTCAAAAATAACTCCAAGATGTTAGGTAGTCTGTCTTGTGTCCCCTTGTGAGTGTCGGtatgttctgcttcctgttttatgttgatagtctggtttcctgttctgtctcgtcttgccaagctttacttttgtctgtctgattgtccccCCCCCGacctaatgtgtttcacctgacGTCTTACCTGTTCCTTGTTACCCTCGTTACTTCTTCTATTTAACCCCCGTGTTCCCTTTACCTCCTGTCAGGTGGTTTGGTCAGTCTGGTGTCTTTGGTACCGTCCACGCCGCCTCCTGACTTGTGTTCATCAACTATTCCTGTTACTCGTGAGTGTTCTGCTCCTGTCTAGTCTTTTGCCCTGCACCCATTTGTTGGGATTTGGCATTTTGTTCCAGTCCCTGTGTTTTTTACTTGGAAGTTTTGTTAAATACATCTTTGTGTGCCTGCTCCCGCCTGCCTCCTCACTCCTGCCCGAGTTGTAACAGAAACACTATTGACTTCAACTGTTGTGCAGATACCCAAATCTATCTTTCTATCAGGTAAGAAGAAACCAATTAGGGACGTAAAAACCTTGGTGAACTCCAACTTCAGTTGTTGTACCTGGCCCCAGACTCCTTTACAGCCCATCATGTAGGGTTAATGTCCAACAAGGTGTCTGGGATGTTGGgggtgtgcgtttgtgtgtctgggttttagttttgtatCGTTAATTTAGAGTTGTCTATCcacattatacagtacatatacagtatgtgtagatATATATTACCTCACTGAGATTAGCTCTCTTCTTCACAACCCCCCCAAATAATTTGTCCTTTCTAGAAAACAACAGACCAGACACTGTTTAAGACtacatgtctttatttttgaatgctTAGTTGATTACATAGTAAAGGAAATCAGATTAATAAGAACCCAACACATCAGTTTTAAGAATTAAAAGAACCAGTTCATTAACCAGTGTACTATATGAATTATTAATAGTTATTATGAAGTGTTATTACAGATGCATTCTCCTCCTGGATCACAGAAAGCTCTGATAAAATATACACTTTTAATTTCTATCTGGACATTTTGTATAAAAAGATCATCACCACCCATATCTGGTAGGTTACCTTTGGATGAGGTTAGATGAATCAATGctagagattagagatgaatcaatgctagagattagagatgaatcaatgagagagattagagatgaatcaatgatagagattagagatgTAGAGCTTCATGATGGAGCGTTAGGTCACACAGAGACTGGATAATATTAAGGACAGAGCAGGtgtgatgtcacccattggtttgtggggATTTGCTATGAGTCGGCGAGATTGCCGTTACGgctcagccatcctggttgatgatgtcatgatttagacgagaggaggagagagggaggagagaggagagaaaggaggagtgaaggaggagagagggaggagtcaCAAGACCATAATTCATAAGAtgatcattctgtgttgcagaagacttaaaactagcgattgagaccataacaAGACCCTGCTCTGtcattatattaatattatattattattatataattagtAATATTATATTaactattaatattaacagtctaggGTCCACGCTGTTTGGAGCACATGAAAGACACTGAGGCGCCACAAGCCCCGTCGTACCTCCGCTtactgtagagagagagagagagagagagagagcgaggagagagagagagagagagagagagagaagacagagaggagagagagagagagagagccagagagagagagggagagagagagagagagagagacagagagagagagagagagagcgagagagagagaggagagagagacagagagtgagacagagagagagagagagagagagagagttcacAACCAATGACTCACATTCAATGTCTAACTTTTATATTAAAGACtcaacataaaaacaagaatgTGTTTTTACCTCCATAGTAAATCAGCAGACAGTTCTCCCATGCACCCCCGTTAGGGTCCCGCGTTGAAGTAGGTGAAGTCGAATTTGGATCCATCAGACCACAACCACGTACCATCCTGGAGGAGACAGAACTGgttaaagtcaaagtgaaatCTGAGTTCTTGTTGTTGTAATTCACTCAGACCAGACGAGGGTCCTCCTGTTCTCTACTACAACCTGAGAGGAGCATTCTCATCTAGAGCTCGTATGATATGGATGGAAACTTATGCACAACAATTAGTTAAGAAATCCTCAACCCgcggtcacatgacagttaggTTAGCTGtcttctccttaacttctccaggacatgaaacacctgtttcctgtgaaagtcttgtttttaggatccaaccccccccccccccatagcaGCCGTAAATGTGCTGTTGACAGTAATAATACGTGGAATACAAACGATTTACTAGTTTAATTGTAACAGCTACAGTTTATGTACGAATGCTTAATGAGAACAGGCTGAGAGACCagtgacatcacttcctgtgtgaTGATGAAAGTCTCACCTCACTGCGTCAAAGCCTCCGATCCAGGAATAGGCTGTTTGTAATGGACACTTGGTAAAATGTATTCCCTGATAATTTGTGTTCCTCAGCTGAGTGATGGAAGCCAGATTCCCTCCAGCGGTCTGGAGAAGGTCTAATGGAGACAAAACATCATAGTTACAACATTATTAACAGATCTTAGAGCAGTTATACAGTCAGAGGGGACATTTTAATACTTTATCAGTGgtatcagtggtggaagaaagtATTAAGATCCTGTACTGCAGTAAAAACTATTAATACAACCAGTAAAGAGTAAGTACATTGTAGTACACTGAGTAGTATGAAGCATACATGAGTTAAAATAGAAGTGCTGACCTCTGCGTCGATCCAGGTCTTTGGCTGGATGTTGTAACTGAAACAGCGAGAGCCAAACTGAGTCCAATCAGGAGGACAGGGGGGGGCACCCTGTATGAacaaacacaccagaaccaATCAGACTAGTTCCTCTGCAGAACTGTGGAGATAGAGCTGAAAATGACTGATTAGACTGATTTAAATAGTTTGCATGGACATGGTACTGTCCAGATGTCTCGGTCTCATCTCGTTGGTGTTCTTGAGTTCTTTTGACAGCTGAGTTCAgaggctctgattggttgtaggccAACTGAGTGTGGAAGCATTTTTGGTTAAGacacgccccataatcacagcccagtagagcagtatcagactcacATTCTATCTACGTCATTGGGAAGGGAGGTGTTGTCCTCGGCATTGATGGGTGGAGGGCCAGGAGGCTGGGACCAGTCTGAACACCAACCAGGAAGCGCCGAAGTTTAAAACCGTGGGAGCCTCCCACTTTAGATTAAGCAATCACAATAGCTAAGACAATTCAATATAAATTGAGCTGTGACTTTTGAACTGCATTCCCTTTACGGGGGGGACAGAGTAACAGCAACCCGCTGACCGTGGCTTCTCAAAACCGGAAGAATCCTTGGATACAAGTTTTCTATTGTTGttattgcagctttaaaaaaacaccttaaaTGAGACAAGTTGTTGTCTTTACTGACTAACTGGACTGCGTtacgccccccccccaatgaagaaaattaaagaaatgactTTCCTCTGAATTGCTAAAATCCTGAATACGGGCCTGCCTGCGCGTCTAAAAGTGATGCTAGGTAAGGTGTGTTGGCTCCTTTAGCGTCTAACCAACGGTGTTTCACGTTGTGGAGCTCTGGGTCGGGACGTTTAACTGAACGGGgacacaagaacgggacagttgggtttcaTAGATTAAGGGTTGGGTAACAAAATGGAAGTATGAGTGACATCTCTCAGTCAGAATTCATCAAGCATCATCATGAAAGAGAATCTGAATCATGCTTCACTTGGCTGACGATGAGAGGAACTAAAGGAACCGGTTGGTAAAACAGGTTCACTCAGATTCTCTTTGGAGTCACTTGGTTTATGAAGAAAAGCTCACTGTGCATGATGGGAAAGTCCCTAAGTCCATTGTTAGAAAAGACACACCAGCccctattttaatgttaaagttaTGTACAAAGAGATAAAACTGTGGATGATATAGAAAGTTAAGAGAACTTTGATTCTGTCAGCTGGGTCCATTTCATCCAAtacacactaatgtaaaaatgtcagaaGGACACTTCCTCTTAGTCTCAAAGAAAGCTTAATATTTTTAACCAGTTTAAATGGGATTGAAAGATGAATAATACCCTGAAGTCTAAAAGATGTGGAACATTTAAAGTTTGAATGGAGTTTCTTGGTGAATGTAGGAATGATAAGTTAGCAGTGaaaattaatgtattttttaaaaaattgtaacacttttttttcactagAATGGGGAAAACGTTCCTGAAattgttaaacatttggtaATCATAAGAGTTATGAATATCTGTATAGAAGcggtagctcagtccgtagggagttatGTTGGatcggagggttgctggtttaagTCCCCATACGGATCAAAGTATGGTGGAGTGGTGCCAGGTACTGAACATGTGTGTAATTCACAGACGGGCATATTGTTATTACAcctgtgtgtaacaacagagtgtaaactgtaatttccccttgtgggattagtAAAGTATACGTTACATAAATGTCCTAATAGCTGAACATGTGGATGCTTGAATAAAGTTTGTGTTGAAAACTGTGAAAGGAGTAAAGGTTTGAAAAAAGTGGAAATGTAATATTCATAGTGAACTTACAGAAGTTATTTGCCTCCAGCAGTCTAAATAACTTTTTAGAATAATAGTTAGTCTTAGAATGTCTGTAAACTAACAGTATGTCTGTCTATAGAATGGATTCACAGTTCTGTTTATTACATTTCAGTTTCATTATGGGACAATTATATGTGctgacaaaacattttaatataaatggactgttctaacatagcgcttttctagtcttaacaacaacTCAAAGCGCTGTGAGATAGTACAGGAACCAAGGACACGTTGTCATGGGACTGCAggaccagggattgaaccaccattAGGTAATTGGTGTGAGACAATTAGCAAAGTGCATATTCTTTTGgatgtatagttctttaaattGTTGTTTGTCTTGATCAGGTGTTACATATGTGAAATGTTAATTGGAGGATCTC encodes the following:
- the LOC116678796 gene encoding galactose-specific lectin nattectin isoform X1, producing MPRRYDKLYKDSSFSVSHQLVLLLGFSRHHSAKMTSVFLISVCLCLSSGLLAAYGAPPCPPDWTQFGSRCFSYNIQPKTWIDAETFCQTAGGNLASIHSAEEHKFIRDYINQVSITNSHSWIGGFDAVREGTWLWSDGSKFDFTYFNAGDPNGGAWENCLLIYYGVSGWYDGACGASVSFMCSKDSVEP
- the LOC116678796 gene encoding galactose-specific lectin nattectin isoform X2, translated to MTSVFLISVCLCLSSGLLAAYGAPPCPPDWTQFGSRCFSYNIQPKTWIDAETFCQTAGGNLASIHSAEEHKFIRDYINQVSITNSHSWIGGFDAVREGTWLWSDGSKFDFTYFNAGDPNGGAWENCLLIYYGVSGWYDGACGASVSFMCSKDSVEP